One Fundidesulfovibrio magnetotacticus genomic window, CGGAAGGCATCCACCTCCTTGGCTGGCCCTTCAGTACGCGAGGCGAGGAGGCTGGTCGCCTGGTCGCCGCCCAGGGTGGCGAAGGAGCCCAGGTGGGCATCCTGCACGCCCAAGCGCGAGAGCCAGTCCTTGTAGAGTTCGGGGGTGAAGCGACCGGCGGAGAAGGCTCCGTTGAGCAGGGCGCGTTCCTGCCCGGCGGCCTCCTTGCCGCGCAGAAGCTCCACGTAGGCGGCCGCGGGGCGCGTCATGCCGCTGCCTGCGGCCAGGGTGAGTATGACCGAGCAGCCGCCCAGGACCTTGTCGATGGACTGGGTATAGGACCCGATGGCCTCGCGGGCTTCCAGGCGTTTGGCGTCCACGCTGGCGCGCTGGCCGTCCAGCCCCGAGAGCACGGGTTCCAGGGCCGCCAGGGCCTTGGCCATGGACGGTTGCTTCGCGGCCTCGGCAGAACGGGTCAGCGTATCCCGGAGTTGCGACACGGCGGCATTCGAGGCTCCGCGCTGGGCGTTGAGCTCAGGCCCGAAGCGTTCGCCCTTGCTGGCCAGGAAGCCGGATGACAGGCCCCGCTCCTTCTGGAGTTCGTGCGCCAACCCGCCCAGGCGCACCATCACGTCCACCGCCTCCATCATGACGGAGGCGCTCTTCCAGCCCTCGTATTTGTCCAGGCTGGCTATGCCAGAATAGATGAAAAAGGCGGTCAGAGGGAGAACAAGCAGAAGCCCGAGTTTGTAACGAATCTTCAGATTGGCGAACATCCCCACACCCTTCCTGTACTTTATCCCCGGGCCGAAACAACACGGCCCCCACTGCGGAGTTGGTAGACCACAATCCGCCGTCTGACAATGGGGCTTCGGCCGTAGAGGACTCTGCTGCCGAAACTGTATTTTTGCCATTATTGCCCGGATTTGGTGACCGTTTGATCAACATTTTCACTCAGTCTAGCTGTCTGATCCGGCACTTCCGACCTCCTGAACTCCCCTGCACCGCATGATCGGCCTTCCTTTGCGGGAAGGGGCATCGCGAGAGCGAGAGACGTCCGGCGTTCGGAATCCTGCGAAACGGCGAGGCATCCATCTCCGAGAGGGACTCCCAGCCAGAACCCAGACAGCTTGCATGAACTGCCAACACTCCGAATTTGCATCTAAAATTCATGGATGCCACTCGAAAGGAAGTCCAGTCCAGCGTTGCGGGACGCATCCGCTACGTCACAAAAAACGCCGGCCCGGAAATCCGGGCCGGCGCGCCGTGCGTTCAGGCTTCGGAAGGCCTTATTCGGCCTTGGCCTTGGCTTTCTTCTCCTTGGGCTCCTTGGGCTTGCCCTTGTAGATGAGCAGGTCCTTGGCGCCCGCGGGGGGCTTGGTGGCCGGGGCCATGGTCATGCACTGGGTGGGGCAGGCCTCCACGCAGTTGGAGCAGTACACGCAGGCGAAGGTGTCGCAGGTCCAGACGCGGCCCTTGATGTCCACCTCGATGCACTGGCTGGGGCACTTCTTGGCGCAGGTGCCGCAGAAGATGCACTCGTCCACGTTGATGTCCAGCGTGCCCCTGAAGCTCGGGAAGGTCTCCCGCTTGGTGAAGGGGTAGAGCCGGGTGGAGCTTTTCCCCAGCAGGTTCTGAAGGACGTTCTTGGTCATCTCCAACATGATGCGGCTCCTCTCTTAGCGCTCCGTGCAAGAGATGCACGGGTCGATGGACAGCACGATGACGGGCACGTCCGACAGTTCGCAACCGGGCAGCATGGCCAGCAGCGGCGGGATGTTGGCGAAGGTTGGAGTGCGGATGCGCACGCGCTCCAGGTTCTTCGTACCGTTGCCCTTGATGTAGTAGTAGAGTTCGCCGCGGGGCTGCTCCACGCGGTGCCACACCTCGCCCTCGGGCTTGCCCTTCACCTTGCAGGCCAGCTCGCCCTCGGGGAGTTTGGCCAGGGCCTGGCGCACCAGGTCGCAGGCGGCGTAGACTTCGCGGAAGCGCACCTTGGAGCGGGCGTAGGAGTCGCCGTCGTATTCCACCACGGGCTCGAAATCGAGCTGTCCGTAGGCGGCGTAGCCGGTCTGGCGGGCGTCCTGGGCCCAGCCGGAGGCGCGCAGGCAGGGGCCGACCGCGCCCAGCTGGTGGGCCTGCTCCTTGGTGAGCACGCCCTTGCCGCAGCAGCGGCGCTTCACGGTGTAGTCGTCGAGCAGGGTCTTTTCCAGGGCCCGGACTTCCTTCTCGATGAGGTCGATCTCAGAGAGGATCCAGGTCTTCTGGTCGTTGGTGATGTCGCGGCGCACGCCGCCCACGATGTTGGTGGAGATCACCACGCGGTTGCCGGCGGTGGCTTCCATGATGTCCATGGAGCGCTCGCGGATGCGCCACAGCTGCATGAAGAGCGACTCGAAGCCGAAGCCGTCGGCGAAGAGGCCCAGCCAGAGCAGGTGGGAGTGGATGCGGTGCACCTCGCCCCACATCACGCGCAGGAAGTGGGCGCGCTGGGGCACTTCGAGGTTCATGAGCTTTTCGACGGCCTCGCAGTAGTTGAGCGAGTGGATGCACGAGCAGATGCCGCACACGCGCTCAACGATGTTGACCATCTGGTTGTAGTCGCGGATTTCGGTGAGCTTTTCCAGGCCGCGGTGCACGTAGCCCAGGTTGGGCAGGGCCTCGACGACGGTTTCCTCTTCCACCACCAGCTTCAGGTGGATGGGCTCGGGCAGCACCGGGTGCTGAGGACCGAACGGCAGGATGGTGCGCATGGTCTAGGCCTCCTCTTTGCCCTTTTCTTTCTTGACATAGGTGAAGGTGCAGAAGGGGCTCTTCACCACCTCGGGCTCCAGGTAGAGGGTGCATCCGAAGTCGATGAGGATGTTCTGGAAGTTCACCCCGAACTGGTCCTTGATCTCGTTTTCGTAGAGCAGGGCGGGGAAGTACACGCCCGAGATCGAGGGCACGGGCTCCAGCCTGGGCACGGTGAGGCGCAGGTGGGAGAGTTCGAGGTCCTTGTCGAAGTGGTAGAGCAGGTCGAAGGCGTCGTCCTTCTTGAGCTCCACCACGGACACGCCCACGAGGCGCAGGCCCTCGTCGAAGCGCTTCTGGCATTCGGGGATCAGGGTGTCCACCGAGACGGCCTGTTCATTGGCAAACATGTGAGATACCTCGCTTCGGTGGTTAACCGGCGGCTTCCAGCAGCGCCTTGACCTTTTCCAGGGCAAGCACCACGCCGTCGATGATGGCCTCGGGCTTGGGCGGGCAGCCCCGGACGTACACGTCCACGGGGATGACTTTGTCCACGCCGCCCACCACGTTGTAGGCCTCGCGGAACACGCCGCCGGAGAGCCCGCACGCGCCCATGGCGATGACGGCCTTGGGCGAGGGCATCTGGTCGTAGATGTTTTTGAGCACGTGCTTGTTGCGGTGGTTCACCGTGCCGGTGACCAGCAGCACGTCGGCGTGCTTGGGATCGCCGATGTTGATGATGCCGAAGCGCTCCACGTCGTAGATGGGCGTGAGGCAGGCCAGCACCTCGATGTCGCAGCCGTTGCAGGACCCGCAGTCGAAGTGCACGATCCAGGGGGACTTGAGCCTTCCCTTGTTGATCCAGTCTTTGAGCATGCCCATGATTTCCTCCCGGGGTTAGCCGGCGTACAGCCAGAGCAGGTTGAGCACCGACAGGGCCAGACCCCAGCCCCAGACCGTCTTGAGCATCCACTTGTAGTTCATGCGGGCGGTCACGTTGTCGATGAGAAGCTCGGCGAAGTAGGTCACGGCCAGCAGGATGACGCATCCCCAGAAGCTGGTGGTCCAGAACAGGGCGCACAGCCCCAGGACGAAGATCACGTCGTACCAGTGGGCGATCTCGATCATGGCCAGCTGCGGCCCGGAATACTCCGTGAGCACGCCGCGCACGATTTCCTGGTGCGCGTGGTGGCAGGCGGAGATGTCGAAGGGCGATTTGCGCAGCTTGATGGTCAGGGCGTAGCCCAGCACGATGAACATCAGCGGCAGCTGATAGAGCAGCGGCTTGGAGAGCCCGAAGGCGTCGGACACCTTGAAGCTGCCCGTGACCATTGCGATGGCCACGAACACCAGGATGATCAGGGGTTCATAGGTGAGCATGGTCACCAGTTCGCGCTGCGCGCCGATCTGGGCGTAGGGCGAATGGGTGGAAAGCGCGCCCATGACGAAGAACACCGCGCCGATGGTCATCACGAAGAAGATGAGCAGCAGGTCGGAGCCCATGAAGAACAGGAACACCGTCAGGGCGGAGCTGATGAGGTAGACCCACACGGAGAGGATCTGCCAGGGGTTCATGGTCATGGGCGATTTGCCCAGGAGCTTGAACACGTCGTAGAAGGGCTGGAGGATCGGGGGGCCGTAGCGCGACTGGAGCCGGGCGGTGATCTTGCGGTCCAGGCCGGCGATGAGGCCGCCCACGATCGGGGCCAGGATCACGGCGACGGTGGCGAGCAGGAGCTTACCCATTAGATGACCCCTCCCAGCAAGAGGCCCAGCATCACCGCGAGGAGGACGCAGGCCACCATGTTGATGGGCCCGGACAGGCGCTCCTCGCCGAACAGCCAGGTCAGGTAGAAGTTTCCGGCCGAGTAACCCACGGAGGCGCCGCCGGTGCTCGTGAAGGCGTTGTCGTCAGCCTTGGTCTGGGCGCCGCAGAGGTAGGGGCCCACGTAGCTGGCGGGGTCGGCCTTCCGGGCGGCCTTCCAGGCGAAGTAGAAGCCCACGCCCAGGATCAGGAACAGGGGGTAGATGTAGAACACGCCCTGGGCGCTCACGAAGTTGAAGGCGTCCAGCACGTAGCCGGCGGCCTTGTGGGAGCTTCTCACCGCGGGTTCGATGAGCCCGCCGTAGAGGAAGGGCACGAAGAGCGAGAGCAGCACCGCGCCCCAGGCCAGCAGCACCAGAGGAGCGCGCACCACGGAAGCCTGCGGTTCGGGGGCCACGCCCTTGGGGTACGGGGTGGAGAGCAGGATGCCTGCCCAACGCGCCCAGAACATCACGGTGAGGCCCGAACCCAGGGCCAGCATGATGGTCACGGGCATGTAGCGCATGGCGGCCGCGCTTTCGATGGCCATCCACTTGCCCAGCAGCACGCCGAAGGGGGGCAGCAGCATGGTGAGCACGCCCACCAGGGCCACGATGGTGGTCTTGGGCATGACCATGTAGAGCCCGCGCATGTCTTCGATGTCGCGCGAGCCGATCTTCTGCTCGATGGTTCCCACGCAGAGGAACATGAGGGCCTTGCTCACGGCGTGGAAGATGATGATCACGATGGCGGCGGTGATGGCCTGCGGGTTGTTGATGCCCGCGCAGGCGATGATCAGGCCCAGGTTGGCGATGGTGGAGTAGGCCAGCACCTTCTTGCCGTTGGACTGTCCCACGGCCAGGGCCGAGGCCGTCAGGAAGGTGAAGGCGCCGAACATGGCCAGCATGCCCGAGAGCATGGTGCCCGCGTAGGCGGGGGCCAGGCGCAGCACCAGGTAGACGCCGGCCTTGACCATGGTGGAGGAGTGCAGCAGGGCCGAGACGGGCGTGGGGGCGACCATGGCGCCGCACAGCCAGCTCTGGAAGGGCACCTGGGCGCTCTTGGTGATGCCCGCGTAGCACAGCATGAACATCGGGATCAGCGCGGCGGCTCCGGCGGCGGAGAAGCCGGGCTTGAGAAGCTCGGAGAGGTACAGGGGGTTGCCGGCCTTCTGCATGAAGATCAGGGCGAAGACGAAGGCCACGCCGCCGGTCATGTTCATCCACAGGGCGCGGGTGGCGTTCTTCACGCTGGTCTCGTCGCCGTCGTGGGCGATGAGCATGAAGGAGCAGAAGGTGGTCACTTCCCAGAAGAAGTAGAGCCAGAGGAGGTTGTTGGCCAGCACGAGCCCGTTCATGGCCCCCAGGAAGGCCACCAGGAAGAAGAAGAACCTGGGCTGCTTGGTCTTGGGCAGGTGCAGATGCTCCTCATGCTCGGGCATGTAGCCAAGGGCGTACACGCAGATGAGCGAGCCCACGATGGAGATCACCAGCACCATGATCAGCGACAGCTTGTCGGCGAACATGGCCGGCGCGGCCGCGGGGGCCGAGTGGTCCATCATGAAGAATTCGAGGTAGACGAGGCCGATGATCTGGGCCGCGGTCAGAAGAGACACCAGAGGGCTCTTGAGCTTGGTCATGGCCATGACCAGGATGACCACGAGCAGGGCGAAGTCCAAAAGCATGATCAGCCCGTCGAGCCCCACGCCTATCAGGCTTTTGGGGGAGAACTCGAACGAGCCCTGCCCGACCATGGCCAGGGATGCCGCGGCAAGGATCACCGCGGAACCGATCACGATCAGGCTTCTGGAGCCCTTGTCCCGAAGCAGCAACAGGGCGATTGCTGCCAGGAACGGGAGCACCACGGTCGTGAAAACCAAGATGTCCATATTCACCTCACGTTAGGTTGTGTCGAGTCAATTGCCTCTCCTCGAGCTCATCTGTCTGGAGCGGACACACCTCCCTTGTGCGTGTTGAAAGTACACCGGCCCCCCCGGCCGGCAGGCAGTGAAATCTTTGTCTCAGAGCTTAACTGGCAGTCTTAAGGAATTGAAATTCCTTGGTCAAGCGGCGTCGAAAAACGCACGAGCCCGCCCCGGGCCAGAATCCACGCCCATCCAGCCCCTGGGCCCCTTCATGAGCGGTCGTTTTCTTTCGGTGAACGGTATGATCCAGCCGGTCAACGGGCGGACCAAAACGGCGATACTGCGGAAAACCACCGAAAAACCCTTGGCTACCAGCAAGATAGGAATTGCCCCCCCCTTTGCCTGCCGTTGCAAAATGCGCTATGAGCCCCTACCGGCCCATGCCGGATTCCGCCCCGGCACGGTCCGGCGGGAGGCGTGATGGACGACAACGACTACCGGGTTACCTTCCGCATCGAGGTGGACGAGACCATCGTTCTGGAGCTGGCCGTATGGTTGCGCCGCGCCAACCAGTTGGGACGCGTCCACCTGCGCGACCTGGGCGACCCCAAGATGGCCCAGGGACGCCCGCCCTTCCCCCGCATCGAGGACATCTCCTCCACGGGCATGTGCCTGTCGTTCAAGTCGTCGCAACTGGTGGAGGTTGAGAAGTTCGCGGGCGTGGCCGTGCTGGTCTACTTCAAGCTCGTGGACCCCACCGACATGATGGGCGACCCCCTGAGCTTCATGGCGGGCTTCGAGGTGAAACACGCCCAGCACCACGGCGACCGCACCTTCCTGGGCCTCAAGCTGCGCTGGGACGGCGTGCCCGACCAGAACGACAAGGCCCTCTATTTCGCCGACGCCGCCAAGTACGGCATCGCCGACCTCACCAAATGGTGCGACGAGATGAACCGCAAGGTCTGCGGCATGGAGCACATGCCCCCCCAGGGCCTGCGGCTCGACAGGCTCCTGCGCGAAGTGGAGGCCGCCCGCAAGCCCCTGGGCCAGGCCTGCCCCACGCGCTGACCCCGCCGTCTCGAAACGCCAAGACCCCGGAACCTGGGTTCCGGGGTCTTGGCGTTTCCGGGGCAAGGGGGCGCGGGCCGCTAGCCCTTCTTCATGCCCTCTTCCAGCTCTTCCATGGAAGGCTGCACGTTGGAG contains:
- a CDS encoding hydrogenase large subunit, which produces MRTILPFGPQHPVLPEPIHLKLVVEEETVVEALPNLGYVHRGLEKLTEIRDYNQMVNIVERVCGICSCIHSLNYCEAVEKLMNLEVPQRAHFLRVMWGEVHRIHSHLLWLGLFADGFGFESLFMQLWRIRERSMDIMEATAGNRVVISTNIVGGVRRDITNDQKTWILSEIDLIEKEVRALEKTLLDDYTVKRRCCGKGVLTKEQAHQLGAVGPCLRASGWAQDARQTGYAAYGQLDFEPVVEYDGDSYARSKVRFREVYAACDLVRQALAKLPEGELACKVKGKPEGEVWHRVEQPRGELYYYIKGNGTKNLERVRIRTPTFANIPPLLAMLPGCELSDVPVIVLSIDPCISCTER
- a CDS encoding NADH-quinone oxidoreductase subunit B family protein, producing the protein MLKDWINKGRLKSPWIVHFDCGSCNGCDIEVLACLTPIYDVERFGIINIGDPKHADVLLVTGTVNHRNKHVLKNIYDQMPSPKAVIAMGACGLSGGVFREAYNVVGGVDKVIPVDVYVRGCPPKPEAIIDGVVLALEKVKALLEAAG
- a CDS encoding NADH-quinone oxidoreductase subunit C, which gives rise to MFANEQAVSVDTLIPECQKRFDEGLRLVGVSVVELKKDDAFDLLYHFDKDLELSHLRLTVPRLEPVPSISGVYFPALLYENEIKDQFGVNFQNILIDFGCTLYLEPEVVKSPFCTFTYVKKEKGKEEA
- a CDS encoding respiratory chain complex I subunit 1 family protein, which translates into the protein MGKLLLATVAVILAPIVGGLIAGLDRKITARLQSRYGPPILQPFYDVFKLLGKSPMTMNPWQILSVWVYLISSALTVFLFFMGSDLLLIFFVMTIGAVFFVMGALSTHSPYAQIGAQRELVTMLTYEPLIILVFVAIAMVTGSFKVSDAFGLSKPLLYQLPLMFIVLGYALTIKLRKSPFDISACHHAHQEIVRGVLTEYSGPQLAMIEIAHWYDVIFVLGLCALFWTTSFWGCVILLAVTYFAELLIDNVTARMNYKWMLKTVWGWGLALSVLNLLWLYAG
- a CDS encoding NADH-quinone oxidoreductase subunit 5 family protein — translated: MDILVFTTVVLPFLAAIALLLLRDKGSRSLIVIGSAVILAAASLAMVGQGSFEFSPKSLIGVGLDGLIMLLDFALLVVILVMAMTKLKSPLVSLLTAAQIIGLVYLEFFMMDHSAPAAAPAMFADKLSLIMVLVISIVGSLICVYALGYMPEHEEHLHLPKTKQPRFFFFLVAFLGAMNGLVLANNLLWLYFFWEVTTFCSFMLIAHDGDETSVKNATRALWMNMTGGVAFVFALIFMQKAGNPLYLSELLKPGFSAAGAAALIPMFMLCYAGITKSAQVPFQSWLCGAMVAPTPVSALLHSSTMVKAGVYLVLRLAPAYAGTMLSGMLAMFGAFTFLTASALAVGQSNGKKVLAYSTIANLGLIIACAGINNPQAITAAIVIIIFHAVSKALMFLCVGTIEQKIGSRDIEDMRGLYMVMPKTTIVALVGVLTMLLPPFGVLLGKWMAIESAAAMRYMPVTIMLALGSGLTVMFWARWAGILLSTPYPKGVAPEPQASVVRAPLVLLAWGAVLLSLFVPFLYGGLIEPAVRSSHKAAGYVLDAFNFVSAQGVFYIYPLFLILGVGFYFAWKAARKADPASYVGPYLCGAQTKADDNAFTSTGGASVGYSAGNFYLTWLFGEERLSGPINMVACVLLAVMLGLLLGGVI
- a CDS encoding 4Fe-4S dicluster domain-containing protein, which translates into the protein MLEMTKNVLQNLLGKSSTRLYPFTKRETFPSFRGTLDINVDECIFCGTCAKKCPSQCIEVDIKGRVWTCDTFACVYCSNCVEACPTQCMTMAPATKPPAGAKDLLIYKGKPKEPKEKKAKAKAE